From Nicotiana tabacum cultivar K326 chromosome 22, ASM71507v2, whole genome shotgun sequence, one genomic window encodes:
- the LOC107817341 gene encoding putative magnesium transporter NIPA8 translates to MGEWVIAAIINLLGSIIINFGTNLLKLGHDERKKHSKVPIKKPIIYFQTWRAGILFFAIGNCLNFISFGYAAQSLLAALGSIQFVSNIVFAYFLSNKTVTIKLVLATAFIVVGNIFLVAFGNHQSPVYMPEQLAENYTNTTFLLYCFTLVVLVVVLHHSVYKRGEGQMLVPFSYALVSGAIGSCSVLFAKSLSNMLRLSMSSTGGYAILNSRFTYSMLLMFLSTGGFWMARLNQGLSRFDAILIVPMFQIAWTFFSICTGFVYFEEYKVFDTLRTTMFILGMISVFVGCYLLAPEDDESYSKGGEVLKDEKRLFMPSQDTQIKDIEIIWTSYGDENC, encoded by the coding sequence atgggggaatgggtaattgcAGCCATTATCAATTTGTTAGGAAGCATTATCATTAACTTTGGAACCAACCTCCTTAAATTAGGCCACGATGAGAGAAAGAAACACTCAAAAGTTCCAATCAAGAAACCCATTATATACTTCCAAACATGGAGAGCTGGTATTCTATTCTTTGCAATAGGAAATTGTCTCAATTTCATTTCATTTGGGTATGCTGCTCAATCACTTCTAGCAGCTTTAGGATCTATACAATTTGTCTCAAACATCGTTTTCGCCTACTTTCTTTCCAACAAAACAGTGACAATCAAATTAGTGTTAGCCACTGCCTTTATTGTTGTTGGTAACATATTCCTTGTAGCCTTTGGCAATCACCAGTCCCCTGTTTACATGCCAGAGCAATTGGCTGAAAATTACACAAACACTACATTTCTCCTTTACTGTTTCACTTTGGTGGTATTAGTTGTTGTTTTACATCATTCAGTTTACAAGAGAGGAGAAGGGCAAATGCTGGTTCCATTTTCATATGCACTTGTTTCTGGTGCTATTGGATCATGTTCAGTATTGTTTGCTAAGTCTCTTTCAAACATGTTAAGATTGTCAATGTCATCAACCGGTGGTTATGCAATATTGAACAGCAGGTTCACGTATTCGATGCTGCTGATGTTTCTAAGTACTGGTGGATTTTGGATGGCGAGGTTAAACCAAGGACTTTCGCGCTTTGATGCTATACTTATTGTCCCTATGTTTCAAATAGCTTGGACTTTTTTCTCCATTTGTACTGGTTTTGTGTACTTTGAGgaatacaaggtgtttgatactTTGAGAACAACAATGTTCATTCTTGGAATGATTTCTGTGTTTGTTGGCTGCTATTTGCTAGCACCTGAAGATGATGAATCATATTCAAAAGGAGGTGAAGTACTCAAGGATGAGAAGAGGCTGTTCATGCCATCTCAAGACACCCAAATTAAGGATATAGAGATCATTTGGACAAGTTATGGTGATGAAAACTGCTAA